The following proteins are encoded in a genomic region of Hoeflea phototrophica DFL-43:
- a CDS encoding recombinase family protein: protein MARIGYARVSTTDQDLHIQTERLTAEGCSLIRSEKVSGKSRDDRDELATILSFLRPDDELIVTRLDRLGRDTRDVLNIIHECEQKQAFVTVLDPYVSTKGDMGQIVMTVLGMVAQMERRFIKERQREGIDRAKSLGRYKGGKQRIDRIEVKRLAGVGEKPSAIARILDCSRMQVYRILNENV, encoded by the coding sequence ATGGCACGCATCGGATATGCTCGCGTCAGCACCACCGACCAGGACCTGCACATACAGACAGAACGGCTGACCGCTGAAGGGTGCAGTCTCATCCGCTCGGAAAAGGTATCCGGCAAGAGCCGCGATGACCGCGATGAGCTGGCAACCATTCTCAGTTTCCTCCGGCCAGACGACGAATTAATTGTCACACGGTTGGACCGGCTTGGTCGCGATACCCGCGATGTTTTGAACATCATCCATGAATGCGAGCAGAAACAGGCTTTTGTCACCGTGCTCGATCCCTACGTCTCAACGAAGGGCGACATGGGTCAGATCGTCATGACCGTACTTGGCATGGTGGCTCAAATGGAACGCCGGTTCATCAAGGAGCGCCAGCGTGAAGGGATCGATCGCGCCAAGTCGCTTGGCCGGTACAAGGGCGGCAAGCAGCGAATTGATCGAATTGAAGTCAAACGATTGGCAGGTGTTGGCGAAAAGCCATCCGCAATAGCAAGGATCTTGGATTGTTCGCGGATGCAGGTCTACAGGATCCTGAACGAGAATGTGTGA